A genomic stretch from Methylorubrum extorquens includes:
- a CDS encoding conserved protein of unknown function; putative phosphotyrosine protein phosphatase domain (Evidence 4 : Unknown function but conserved in other organisms; PubMedId : 16926146) has product MNTEKLHLHTVCGLDELVEHQTRGVSHVLSILDPDRADPEAFGAYGTHRRTILRFHDAIEPAPGVVLPEREDVEKILAFGRDAIADGGEIHILVHCHVGISRSTAALATLFAEAEPDTPAQDLIARLHAQREKAWPNARMIAFADEMLGRQGSLSEAVRRLHALQLRKRPHLDGVMRDLGRGAEVDAALRD; this is encoded by the coding sequence GTGAACACCGAAAAGCTCCACCTCCACACCGTCTGCGGCCTCGACGAACTCGTCGAGCATCAGACCCGCGGCGTCAGCCACGTCCTGTCGATCCTCGATCCCGATCGGGCGGACCCGGAGGCGTTCGGCGCCTACGGCACCCACCGGCGCACCATCCTGCGCTTCCATGACGCCATCGAGCCGGCACCGGGCGTCGTCCTGCCGGAGCGCGAGGACGTCGAGAAGATCCTCGCCTTCGGCCGCGACGCCATCGCCGATGGCGGCGAGATCCACATCCTCGTCCATTGCCATGTCGGCATCTCGCGCTCGACCGCGGCGCTCGCGACCCTGTTCGCCGAGGCCGAGCCCGACACGCCGGCGCAGGACCTCATCGCCCGTCTCCACGCCCAGCGGGAGAAGGCGTGGCCGAACGCGCGCATGATCGCGTTTGCCGACGAGATGCTGGGGCGGCAGGGCAGCCTCAGCGAGGCGGTGCGCCGCCTGCACGCGCTGCAACTGCGCAAGCGCCCGCATCTCGATGGGGTGATGCGCGACCTCGGCCGCGGCGCTGAGGTGGATG
- a CDS encoding putative extracellular solute-binding protein family 7, twin-arginine translocation pathway signal (Evidence 3 : Putative function from multiple computational evidences; Product type c : carrier), with translation MEKSVQRRALLTAGLGAGLGAVGSLASPAQAQQPTPELRWRLTSGYARNLDILFGASESLAKAVAEATDGRFQIQVSAAGESIPADGLLDAVGGGKTEMGHAPASFGMAKNAAFALATAMPFGLNARGQNAWWLQGGAAELFAEIFAKNGLVALPGGNTGAQMGGWFRKEIKTVGDLQGLKLRISGLGATVLAKLGAAVQATPGPEIYAALESKALDAAEWIGPHDDEKLGLQKVAPIYHYPGFWEGGALLHFWINADAWKGLPKTYRAILQAAAAQVNADVQARYDARNPQALRRLVSGGAQLRPFPQEVMEAALKASNEVYADLSAKNPDFKRIYDAMKTFRNEEYLWFQVAEYTYDNFMIRARARG, from the coding sequence ATGGAAAAGTCCGTGCAACGCCGCGCCCTGTTGACCGCCGGCCTCGGTGCCGGATTGGGCGCCGTCGGATCCCTGGCGAGCCCGGCCCAGGCTCAGCAACCGACGCCGGAGCTGCGCTGGCGCCTGACCTCAGGCTATGCGCGCAACCTCGACATCCTGTTCGGTGCCTCCGAGAGCCTCGCCAAGGCGGTGGCCGAGGCGACCGATGGGCGCTTCCAGATCCAGGTCTCGGCCGCGGGCGAGTCGATCCCCGCCGACGGGCTGCTCGACGCGGTCGGAGGCGGCAAGACCGAGATGGGCCACGCACCGGCCAGCTTCGGCATGGCGAAGAACGCCGCCTTTGCCCTCGCCACCGCGATGCCGTTCGGGCTCAACGCCCGCGGCCAGAATGCCTGGTGGCTCCAGGGCGGCGCGGCGGAGCTGTTCGCCGAGATCTTCGCCAAGAACGGATTGGTGGCGTTGCCCGGCGGTAATACCGGGGCGCAGATGGGCGGCTGGTTCCGCAAGGAGATCAAGACGGTCGGCGACCTCCAAGGGCTCAAGCTGCGCATTAGCGGGCTCGGCGCCACGGTGCTGGCCAAGCTCGGGGCGGCGGTGCAGGCGACGCCGGGGCCGGAGATCTACGCCGCGCTGGAGAGCAAGGCGCTCGATGCGGCCGAATGGATCGGTCCGCATGACGACGAGAAGCTCGGCCTCCAGAAGGTCGCGCCGATCTACCATTATCCCGGCTTCTGGGAGGGCGGCGCCCTCCTGCACTTCTGGATCAACGCCGACGCCTGGAAGGGCCTGCCCAAGACCTACCGCGCCATCCTGCAGGCGGCAGCCGCGCAGGTGAATGCCGACGTCCAGGCCCGCTACGACGCGCGCAACCCGCAGGCCCTGCGCCGGCTCGTCTCGGGCGGCGCGCAGCTCCGCCCCTTTCCGCAGGAGGTGATGGAGGCGGCCCTGAAGGCGTCGAACGAGGTCTATGCGGACCTCTCGGCCAAGAACCCGGACTTCAAGCGGATCTACGACGCGATGAAGACCTTCCGGAACGAGGAATACCTCTGGTTCCAAGTGGCCGAGTACACCTACGACAACTTCATGATCCGCGCCCGCGCCCGCGGATGA
- the phr gene encoding deoxyribodipyrimidine photolyase (DNA photolyase) (Evidence 2b : Function from indirect experimental evidences (e.g. phenotypes); PubMedId : 7813451; Product type e : enzyme) — protein MAIQPARIRVLSDVKPREGAGYVLYLMQQAMRVPFNPALELAIEEANRLKLPLLVCFGLLDGANGFPEANARHYAFLLQGLADAAAALEKRGIAFLLRRATPAEVAIDLSADAALLVLDRGYLAIQKRWYGEIERAAQCRIVQVEGDVVVPLETASTKHEYAARTLRPKLRKLWDDYLEPVEPRTIDHPAEGLIQRLKLRDGLDVSDPEKLLAKLALDTTVGPVKRFRGGYTEAAGHLKRFLEHAFAGYGAGRNKPEAGAASHMSPYLHFGHISPVEIALAIRAAKDADDDDRSAYLEELIVRRELAMNHVFHTQGYDDYARAVPDWARKTLAEHAGDPRPKLYSEEELAEGKTHDHYWNVAMREMRETGYMHNQLRMYWGKKILEWSPSPEEAFARTLRLNNRYFLDGRDANSFTNVAWIFGLHDRPWQTRQIFGSVRYQSENSLRKFDAKGYERAVTRLCEAEEG, from the coding sequence ATGGCGATCCAACCGGCCCGCATCCGGGTGCTGAGCGACGTGAAGCCGCGCGAAGGCGCCGGTTACGTCCTGTACCTGATGCAGCAAGCCATGCGCGTCCCGTTCAATCCGGCGCTGGAGCTGGCGATCGAGGAAGCCAACCGCCTCAAGCTTCCGCTCCTCGTCTGCTTCGGCCTGCTCGACGGCGCCAACGGCTTCCCCGAGGCCAATGCCCGGCACTACGCCTTCCTGTTGCAGGGGCTCGCCGACGCGGCCGCTGCCCTGGAAAAGCGTGGCATCGCCTTCCTCCTGCGCCGGGCAACGCCGGCTGAGGTCGCCATCGATCTCTCGGCAGACGCCGCGCTGCTGGTGCTCGACCGCGGCTACCTCGCGATCCAGAAACGCTGGTACGGCGAGATCGAACGAGCGGCGCAATGCCGGATCGTTCAGGTCGAGGGCGATGTGGTGGTGCCGCTCGAGACCGCCTCGACCAAGCACGAATACGCCGCGCGCACCCTGCGCCCGAAGCTCCGGAAGCTCTGGGACGATTATCTCGAACCCGTAGAGCCGCGCACGATCGATCACCCGGCCGAGGGGCTGATCCAGCGGCTTAAGCTGAGGGATGGGCTCGACGTCTCGGACCCGGAAAAGCTTCTCGCGAAGCTAGCCCTCGACACCACGGTCGGCCCGGTGAAGCGCTTCCGCGGCGGCTACACCGAGGCTGCCGGGCATTTGAAGCGCTTCCTCGAGCACGCCTTCGCCGGCTACGGGGCCGGGCGCAACAAGCCGGAGGCCGGGGCGGCTTCGCATATGAGCCCCTACCTGCATTTCGGGCACATCTCGCCGGTCGAGATCGCCCTGGCGATCCGCGCCGCGAAGGACGCTGACGATGACGACCGCTCGGCTTATCTCGAGGAGCTGATCGTCCGGCGCGAATTGGCGATGAACCACGTCTTCCACACGCAGGGCTATGACGACTACGCCCGCGCCGTGCCCGACTGGGCCCGCAAGACGCTGGCCGAGCACGCCGGCGACCCGCGCCCGAAACTCTATTCCGAGGAGGAGTTGGCGGAGGGGAAGACCCACGACCATTACTGGAACGTCGCCATGCGCGAGATGCGCGAGACCGGCTACATGCACAACCAGCTCCGCATGTACTGGGGCAAGAAGATCCTCGAATGGTCGCCCTCGCCGGAGGAGGCGTTCGCCCGGACGCTGCGGCTCAACAACCGCTACTTCCTCGACGGGCGCGACGCGAACTCCTTCACCAACGTCGCCTGGATCTTCGGCCTGCACGACCGCCCGTGGCAGACCCGCCAGATTTTCGGGAGCGTGCGCTATCAGAGCGAGAACTCGCTCCGGAAGTTCGACGCGAAGGGCTACGAGCGGGCGGTGACGCGGCTGTGCGAGGCGGAAGAAGGCTGA
- the mgtA gene encoding monofunctional biosynthetic peptidoglycan transglycosylase (Evidence 2b : Function from indirect experimental evidences (e.g. phenotypes); PubMedId : 8830253; Product type e : enzyme), with product MAVPEESEAERHGRDLRRIPSPKPLARTPAPRNPAPRRRTGLRRAATLITLAPIAILAFTLTLALVYSVATPPSTLMLGRWLTLQGAQRDSVKLEAIAPALVQAVMASEDQRFCLHNGVDWGALRDVVDDEEGPSRGASTITMQAVKNVFLWPGRSYIRKGLEIPLAVMADAVWGKRRTMEIYLNVAEWGEGIFGAEAAARHWFRKSARDLSRNEAALLAAVLPNPILRSAGKPTRGVRAIAGRIQSRMGQVDGLMGCLKR from the coding sequence GTGGCGGTGCCGGAGGAGAGTGAAGCCGAACGGCACGGGCGCGACCTGCGGAGGATTCCTTCGCCGAAGCCCCTCGCGAGGACCCCCGCGCCGCGGAACCCCGCCCCGAGGCGTCGAACCGGGCTGCGGCGCGCCGCCACCCTGATCACGCTCGCTCCCATTGCCATTCTTGCCTTCACGCTCACGCTCGCGCTCGTCTATAGCGTGGCGACCCCGCCCTCAACCCTGATGCTGGGCCGTTGGTTGACGCTCCAGGGCGCGCAGCGGGACAGCGTGAAGCTGGAAGCGATCGCCCCGGCCCTGGTCCAGGCGGTGATGGCCTCCGAGGACCAGCGCTTCTGCCTGCATAACGGCGTCGATTGGGGCGCCCTGCGCGACGTGGTGGACGACGAGGAGGGCCCGAGCCGGGGTGCCTCGACCATCACCATGCAGGCGGTGAAGAACGTCTTCCTCTGGCCCGGCCGCTCCTACATCCGCAAAGGGCTCGAAATCCCGCTCGCGGTGATGGCCGATGCGGTCTGGGGCAAGCGGCGGACCATGGAGATCTATCTCAATGTCGCCGAGTGGGGGGAGGGCATCTTCGGGGCCGAGGCCGCCGCCCGCCACTGGTTCCGCAAGAGCGCGCGCGACCTGAGCCGCAACGAGGCGGCGCTGCTCGCTGCCGTCCTACCGAACCCGATCCTGCGCAGCGCCGGCAAGCCGACCCGTGGGGTGCGGGCGATTGCCGGACGCATCCAGAGCCGGATGGGTCAGGTCGATGGGCTGATGGGGTGCTTGAAACGCTGA
- the ispA gene encoding geranyltranstransferase (farnesyl-diphosphate synthase) (Evidence 2b : Function from indirect experimental evidences (e.g. phenotypes); Product type e : enzyme), translated as MTSTQASHPSVKADAYTGDFTHRLAQVADTVETFLVDLLGPTLQAGEIARPPRLMEAMRHAVLGGGKRLRPFLAIETARMLGGAEDAALAAGAGVELVHCYSLVHDDLPAMDDDDLRRGKPTVHKAYDEATAILVGDALQTLAFEATADPRWQPDPAIRAELVLGLARASGLGGMVGGQLLDLSAEGRFGPATMDIDDTLRMQAMKTGAILAFSVEAGALVGGANADERAALLRYGKALGQAFQVADDILDREASPEAMGKATGKDKDAGKATLVDRLGLDGARAECDRLVALCEEAVAPWGDRAQVLKDAARFTVARKA; from the coding sequence ATGACCTCAACGCAGGCTTCCCACCCCTCGGTCAAGGCGGACGCCTATACGGGTGACTTTACCCACAGGCTCGCTCAGGTCGCCGACACCGTCGAGACCTTCCTCGTCGATCTGCTCGGGCCGACGCTGCAGGCCGGCGAGATCGCCCGCCCGCCCCGGCTGATGGAAGCAATGCGCCACGCCGTGCTCGGCGGCGGCAAGCGGCTGCGGCCCTTCCTCGCCATCGAGACCGCGCGGATGCTCGGCGGGGCCGAGGATGCGGCGCTCGCGGCGGGTGCCGGCGTCGAACTCGTCCACTGCTACAGCCTCGTTCACGACGACCTGCCGGCCATGGACGACGACGACCTGCGCCGCGGCAAGCCCACCGTCCACAAGGCCTACGACGAGGCCACCGCGATCCTCGTCGGCGACGCGCTCCAGACGCTGGCATTCGAGGCCACCGCCGATCCGCGCTGGCAGCCCGATCCGGCGATCCGGGCCGAACTGGTGCTCGGGCTCGCCCGCGCCTCCGGCCTCGGCGGCATGGTCGGCGGCCAGCTCCTCGACCTCTCGGCCGAGGGACGCTTCGGCCCGGCCACCATGGATATCGACGACACCCTGCGGATGCAGGCAATGAAGACCGGGGCGATCCTCGCCTTCTCCGTCGAAGCCGGCGCTCTCGTCGGCGGCGCGAACGCGGACGAGCGGGCGGCGCTGCTGCGCTACGGCAAGGCGCTCGGCCAAGCCTTCCAGGTCGCCGACGACATTCTGGACCGCGAGGCCTCGCCGGAAGCGATGGGCAAGGCCACCGGCAAGGACAAGGATGCCGGCAAGGCGACGCTGGTCGACCGCCTCGGCCTCGACGGCGCGCGGGCCGAGTGCGACCGGCTGGTGGCGTTGTGCGAGGAAGCCGTCGCCCCCTGGGGCGACCGGGCGCAGGTGCTCAAGGACGCGGCCCGCTTCACCGTGGCCCGCAAGGCCTGA
- a CDS encoding conserved protein of unknown function (Evidence 4 : Unknown function but conserved in other organisms), whose product MPPTLVFDTDCVLCAGMLRFVLAHERDHSLHFMGAWSREGLDLAARHGFTEADLNGTFLLVEDGRALTRSNAALAVVRHLRAPWRWCGVFAIVPKPLRDRLYSLVARTRYRVFGRREDCARVPPDQQHRFHGVKAPDAPTRSD is encoded by the coding sequence ATGCCGCCGACCCTCGTCTTCGACACGGATTGCGTGCTCTGCGCCGGGATGCTGCGCTTCGTGCTGGCACATGAGCGCGACCACAGCCTGCACTTCATGGGCGCGTGGTCCCGCGAGGGGCTCGACCTCGCCGCCCGCCACGGCTTCACCGAAGCGGATCTCAACGGCACCTTCCTGCTGGTCGAGGATGGGCGGGCGCTGACGCGCTCGAATGCCGCGCTCGCCGTGGTGCGGCATCTCAGGGCGCCGTGGCGGTGGTGCGGTGTGTTCGCAATCGTTCCGAAGCCGCTGCGCGACCGCCTCTACAGCCTCGTCGCGCGCACTCGCTACCGCGTGTTCGGCCGTCGAGAAGATTGCGCCCGGGTGCCGCCGGACCAGCAGCACCGCTTCCACGGGGTTAAGGCGCCCGACGCGCCGACTCGCTCGGACTAA
- a CDS encoding Putative decarboxylase, Thiamine pyrophosphate-requiring (Evidence 3 : Putative function from multiple computational evidences; Product type e : enzyme) codes for MDVARDAVDVRETLNALRRAGHRSGTGARCDRRSKVRKEQAMTVTTLDSLSERRGADVLLEVLRSEGVRYIFGNPGTTELPLIDALTDAPDIAYVLALQEASAVAMADGYAQGARRPGFLNLHTAGGLGHGMGNLLNAQISGTPLVVTAGQQDSRHVITDPLLFGDLTTIAAPTVKWAREVTHADQLPVLLRRAFHDSAAAPSGPVFLSLPMDVMEAMTAAPLGEISTIDHHAVAGSLDRLADHLAGIAPGRLALIAGDEVDASDASTQAVRLADLLAAPVYGSSWPAHIPFPTAHPLWMGNLPTKASGIAEILGRYDAVFALGGKSLITVLYTEGSAVPPGTQVFQLSADARDLGRTYATQLSTVGNVRASLDVLLPLLEARLAPHAETYARLRREAVAAYDARRAALEAKADAAFADPVIHPLVAAREIGRAVGSDIAIIDEAPATLGHLRTILHSTWTRQYSSIRGGVLGWGMPASVGFSLGLDRAPVVCIVGDGAAMYSPQALWTAAHEGLPVTFVVINNAEYNILKQFMKSQTHYASVRANRFIAMDLTEPRIDFLALAASMGVPSRRVERAADIAGAVEAVIRSGAPNLVEVVVSAA; via the coding sequence GTGGATGTCGCCCGCGACGCCGTCGATGTTCGAGAGACCTTGAACGCCCTTCGCCGGGCGGGACATCGTTCCGGCACGGGTGCGCGGTGCGATCGGCGCTCGAAGGTGCGGAAGGAGCAGGCCATGACGGTCACGACACTCGACTCCCTGTCCGAGCGGCGCGGCGCCGACGTTCTGCTGGAGGTGCTGCGCTCGGAGGGCGTCCGCTACATCTTCGGCAATCCGGGCACGACCGAGCTGCCGCTGATCGATGCGCTGACGGACGCGCCCGACATCGCCTACGTGCTCGCCCTTCAGGAGGCGAGCGCCGTCGCCATGGCCGACGGCTACGCGCAGGGTGCGCGCCGGCCGGGCTTCCTCAACCTGCACACGGCCGGCGGCCTCGGCCACGGCATGGGCAACCTGCTCAACGCCCAGATCTCGGGCACGCCGCTCGTCGTCACCGCCGGCCAGCAGGATTCGCGGCACGTCATCACCGACCCGCTGCTGTTCGGCGACCTGACCACCATCGCGGCGCCCACGGTGAAGTGGGCGCGCGAGGTGACCCATGCCGACCAGCTTCCGGTGCTGCTGCGCCGTGCCTTCCACGATTCAGCGGCGGCGCCATCGGGGCCGGTCTTCCTGTCGCTGCCGATGGACGTGATGGAGGCGATGACCGCCGCGCCGCTCGGCGAAATCTCGACCATCGACCACCACGCGGTGGCCGGCTCCCTCGACCGGCTCGCGGACCATCTCGCCGGCATCGCGCCGGGGCGGCTCGCGCTGATCGCCGGCGACGAGGTCGATGCCAGCGACGCCTCGACCCAGGCGGTGCGGCTCGCCGACCTCCTGGCGGCGCCGGTCTACGGCTCGTCCTGGCCGGCGCATATCCCGTTTCCGACCGCCCATCCGCTCTGGATGGGCAACCTGCCGACCAAGGCGAGCGGCATCGCCGAGATTCTCGGCCGCTACGACGCGGTGTTCGCGCTCGGCGGCAAGTCGCTCATCACCGTGCTCTACACCGAGGGCTCGGCCGTCCCCCCCGGCACGCAGGTGTTCCAGCTCTCGGCGGATGCGCGCGACCTCGGCCGCACCTACGCGACGCAGCTCTCGACGGTGGGCAACGTGCGCGCCTCACTCGACGTGCTGCTGCCGCTCTTGGAAGCGCGCCTCGCGCCGCACGCCGAGACCTATGCCCGCTTGAGGCGCGAAGCCGTCGCGGCCTACGACGCGCGCCGGGCCGCGCTCGAGGCCAAGGCGGATGCCGCCTTCGCCGATCCGGTGATCCACCCCCTCGTCGCCGCCCGCGAGATCGGCCGGGCCGTGGGGTCGGACATCGCCATCATCGACGAGGCGCCCGCAACGCTCGGGCATCTGCGCACGATCCTCCACAGCACCTGGACGCGGCAATACTCGTCGATCCGCGGCGGCGTGCTCGGCTGGGGCATGCCGGCCTCGGTCGGCTTCTCGCTCGGGCTCGACCGGGCGCCGGTGGTCTGCATCGTCGGCGACGGGGCGGCGATGTACTCGCCTCAGGCGCTCTGGACCGCCGCGCATGAGGGGCTGCCGGTGACCTTCGTCGTCATCAACAACGCCGAGTACAACATCCTGAAGCAGTTCATGAAATCGCAGACGCACTACGCCTCGGTGCGGGCGAACCGCTTCATCGCCATGGACCTCACCGAGCCGCGCATCGACTTCCTGGCGCTCGCCGCCTCGATGGGCGTGCCCTCCCGGCGGGTCGAGCGGGCGGCGGACATCGCCGGTGCGGTCGAGGCGGTTATTCGTTCCGGCGCGCCGAACCTCGTCGAAGTGGTCGTCAGCGCCGCGTGA
- a CDS encoding protein of unknown function (Evidence 5 : Unknown function) yields MHNLSLPDPIAAGRGFLLPEAGPARRGIGIIAVPLVVLAAWAGPSEAGAPRGGASACYLTGGGALEICRSADEAEGVYAVPPPCHFVHDVQILRLKDTGPPGPLQVIYRAEPPRQGSRPSGGRGEEACRTDLRATDPAAGGAVRIGRQIETLATMLPPTDPRFWSEGLKGDGAARAEQPRRRSRATRQARREARRAAREARQGDKQTDRMTFRAQASAPEDDPSGNAMMVAGRDWAGDPYYAILATATEPSGEGRRRVLVQARTYDFQSLDLRVEADPGTEWRPFGAPAAEGQGQGRRRGRARPAAMKPAPVLDDTGKPIVGNCAAPDFEARGLTGSISVVDRVYHYFYTDVLPADCDAPRNRRRMALYLRTSRDPLAERTWSAPVTLIENLPAETEMRVAKARGMDRWAVAYSCSRPVTVSGGPVADICLHYTADLSPGSLTALTLFAEPVAAGHSTAYLGLRSGGDALGRFTRDGFGWMTDRYGNLDAPTIYPDKGGFLTWLDRRAPRIDGSDASSLYGRPVYWATWTVRPRAAAP; encoded by the coding sequence GTGCACAATCTGAGCCTTCCCGACCCCATCGCCGCCGGACGCGGCTTCCTCTTGCCCGAGGCCGGGCCCGCTCGACGCGGAATAGGGATCATCGCAGTCCCGCTCGTCGTGCTCGCGGCGTGGGCAGGGCCGTCCGAGGCCGGCGCGCCGCGCGGTGGCGCCAGTGCCTGCTATCTCACCGGGGGCGGCGCCCTGGAGATCTGCCGTTCGGCCGACGAGGCCGAGGGCGTCTACGCCGTCCCGCCGCCCTGCCATTTCGTCCACGACGTGCAGATCCTGCGGCTCAAGGATACCGGGCCGCCGGGCCCGCTTCAGGTGATCTACCGGGCCGAGCCGCCGCGCCAAGGGAGCCGGCCGAGCGGTGGCCGCGGCGAGGAGGCCTGCCGGACCGACCTGCGGGCCACCGATCCCGCGGCGGGTGGCGCCGTGCGCATCGGTCGGCAGATCGAGACGCTGGCGACGATGCTGCCGCCGACCGATCCGCGCTTCTGGAGCGAAGGCCTCAAGGGCGACGGTGCGGCGCGGGCCGAACAGCCGCGCCGCCGCAGCCGGGCGACCCGTCAGGCGCGGCGGGAGGCCCGCCGGGCGGCGCGCGAGGCGAGGCAGGGGGACAAGCAGACGGACAGGATGACCTTCCGCGCCCAGGCCTCCGCGCCGGAAGACGATCCGTCCGGCAACGCGATGATGGTCGCGGGGCGCGATTGGGCGGGCGACCCGTATTACGCCATCCTCGCCACCGCGACGGAGCCCTCCGGCGAGGGGCGTCGCCGGGTGCTGGTCCAGGCGCGCACCTACGACTTCCAGAGCCTCGATCTGCGCGTCGAGGCCGATCCCGGCACCGAGTGGCGGCCGTTCGGAGCGCCCGCCGCCGAGGGTCAGGGGCAGGGGCGTCGGCGCGGGCGCGCACGGCCGGCGGCGATGAAGCCCGCCCCGGTGCTCGACGACACGGGAAAGCCGATCGTCGGCAACTGCGCCGCGCCGGATTTCGAAGCGCGCGGCCTGACCGGGTCGATCAGCGTGGTCGATCGCGTCTACCATTACTTCTACACCGACGTGCTGCCCGCCGACTGCGATGCGCCGCGGAACCGGCGGCGCATGGCGCTCTACCTGCGCACGAGCCGCGACCCGCTGGCGGAGCGCACGTGGTCGGCGCCCGTCACGCTGATCGAGAACCTGCCGGCTGAGACCGAAATGCGTGTCGCCAAGGCGCGGGGCATGGACCGTTGGGCCGTGGCCTATTCCTGCTCGCGACCGGTCACCGTCTCGGGTGGACCCGTTGCCGATATCTGCCTGCACTACACCGCCGACCTTTCGCCCGGCAGCCTCACCGCCCTGACGCTCTTTGCCGAGCCCGTCGCGGCCGGCCACTCCACCGCCTATCTCGGCCTGCGCTCCGGCGGTGACGCGCTGGGGCGGTTCACCCGCGACGGCTTCGGCTGGATGACCGACCGCTACGGCAACCTCGATGCGCCGACGATCTACCCCGACAAGGGCGGCTTCCTGACCTGGCTCGACCGCCGGGCCCCGCGGATCGACGGCAGCGACGCTTCCTCGCTCTACGGGCGGCCGGTCTATTGGGCGACCTGGACGGTTCGCCCGCGCGCCGCCGCACCGTGA
- a CDS encoding protein of unknown function (Evidence 5 : Unknown function): MSSGLSAPAGLSEVSRLATLLADQALDAQIMSRPIPDDQVQALLDAAVLLDEYGQEIPPLLEQIVHEIGSSAPERAVRPAKRPEEDEVGRMAWMLRPFRSGKRAG, encoded by the coding sequence ATGAGCAGCGGTCTCTCGGCACCGGCCGGTCTGTCGGAGGTCTCCCGCCTCGCGACGTTGCTGGCCGATCAGGCGCTCGATGCGCAGATCATGAGCCGGCCCATTCCCGACGATCAGGTCCAGGCCCTGCTGGACGCCGCCGTGCTCCTCGACGAGTACGGCCAGGAAATCCCGCCCCTGCTCGAGCAAATCGTGCACGAGATTGGCTCCTCCGCGCCGGAGCGCGCCGTCCGCCCCGCCAAGCGCCCGGAGGAGGACGAGGTCGGGCGCATGGCCTGGATGCTGCGCCCGTTCCGCTCGGGCAAGCGCGCGGGTTAA